One region of Streptomyces leeuwenhoekii genomic DNA includes:
- a CDS encoding zinc finger domain-containing protein has protein sequence MDRREIAALLAYIGRLDPRTIRTDPGEARDQLAQWHELLGDVPMATPHGWDARVTARQHIRVSPYQILPADIARPWESYRRDRLQRHTDPTPSVDPDDQAAWTAELVGTRRSVATGSAQPAQYRQITHRRIDPKLKARLREVGSCIPPEARAALAPYRRARAAREAAIAQGSPDALSVPCEWCKAPVGEPCRRRRIGLDGGARGSTPRAPHPSRVDLAVHRAQQPALS, from the coding sequence GTGGACCGCCGCGAAATCGCCGCTCTGCTGGCCTACATCGGCCGACTCGACCCCCGCACCATCCGCACCGACCCGGGCGAGGCCCGCGATCAGCTCGCCCAGTGGCACGAACTGCTCGGCGACGTGCCGATGGCAACACCGCACGGGTGGGACGCCCGTGTCACCGCCCGCCAGCACATCCGGGTCTCGCCCTACCAGATCCTGCCCGCGGACATCGCCCGCCCGTGGGAGAGCTACCGGCGCGACCGCCTCCAGCGGCACACCGACCCCACCCCGTCCGTGGATCCGGACGACCAGGCGGCCTGGACCGCCGAGCTGGTCGGCACCCGCCGCTCGGTCGCCACGGGAAGCGCGCAGCCCGCGCAGTACCGGCAGATTACCCACCGCCGGATCGACCCGAAGCTGAAGGCGCGGCTGCGGGAGGTCGGCTCCTGCATCCCGCCCGAGGCCAGGGCCGCCCTCGCGCCGTACCGGCGTGCCCGCGCGGCACGCGAGGCGGCCATCGCCCAGGGCTCGCCCGACGCGCTCTCGGTCCCCTGCGAGTGGTGCAAGGCCCCCGTCGGCGAGCCGTGCCGCCGTCGGCGCATCGGCCTCGACGGCGGCGCACGCGGCAGCACGCCCCGCGCCCCGCATCCCAGCCGCGTCGACCTCGCCGTCCACCGGGCGCAGCAGCCCGCGCTGTCCTGA
- a CDS encoding WhiB family transcriptional regulator, with translation MRHITTHAMPATGLRGIADTSWHARGVCHGMDPEDADAVFFPLPRDYEAIAEAKDLCGLCPVRRDCLNYALENGLKDGIWGGLTEAERRPWHDGLPQRLDYSRVVAFFNGRDVHLTEAERQIIIDHAYVRGWRPDRLAAALQIGHKHARDLLRQAANKVFDRDRTLGVPRRKTKKTGAQATPATGRPASVKPDTKPPASQPVKSAPAHAPLGKAA, from the coding sequence TTGCGCCACATCACCACCCACGCCATGCCGGCCACCGGCCTGCGCGGCATCGCAGACACCAGCTGGCACGCCCGCGGCGTGTGCCACGGCATGGACCCGGAGGACGCCGACGCCGTCTTCTTCCCGCTGCCCCGGGACTATGAGGCCATCGCCGAGGCGAAGGACCTGTGCGGCCTGTGTCCGGTCCGCCGCGATTGCCTCAACTACGCTTTGGAGAACGGCCTCAAGGACGGCATCTGGGGCGGCCTGACCGAGGCAGAGCGGCGCCCCTGGCACGACGGGCTGCCCCAGCGCCTCGACTACAGCCGCGTCGTCGCCTTCTTCAACGGACGCGACGTGCACCTGACCGAGGCCGAGCGCCAGATCATCATCGACCACGCCTACGTCCGGGGCTGGCGCCCAGACCGGCTCGCAGCCGCCCTGCAGATCGGCCACAAGCACGCCCGTGACCTGCTGCGACAGGCCGCCAACAAGGTCTTCGACCGCGACCGGACCCTCGGCGTACCCAGGCGCAAGACCAAGAAGACGGGGGCGCAGGCGACTCCGGCGACCGGCCGGCCCGCGTCCGTCAAGCCCGACACGAAGCCGCCGGCATCCCAGCCGGTGAAGTCCGCCCCGGCACACGCCCCTCTCGGAAAGGCAGCATGA
- a CDS encoding plasmid mobilization protein has protein sequence MAGPAPGVAGAVQHRGVLDRGAATEGGSQPEEHAPCRRRRAAKNASRKRSPKTAADKRTHVCSVRLNDTEKNHLTAAAAAARTSLPAFLARSALAAARDPERAAGAIAGERELVSELFAARRHLGHVGNNLNQLARAINSGAQPADAQLDAVLAAVRRATIRVQAATDQLLEHR, from the coding sequence TTGGCCGGTCCCGCCCCGGGGGTGGCGGGAGCGGTCCAGCACCGGGGGGTGCTGGACCGCGGGGCAGCGACCGAGGGCGGATCGCAGCCGGAGGAGCACGCGCCGTGCCGCAGGCGCCGCGCCGCGAAGAACGCTTCGCGCAAGCGCTCGCCGAAGACCGCCGCCGACAAACGCACGCACGTGTGCAGCGTCCGCCTCAACGACACCGAGAAGAACCACCTCACCGCCGCAGCCGCCGCAGCCCGTACGAGTCTGCCGGCCTTCCTCGCCCGCAGCGCGCTGGCCGCCGCCCGTGATCCCGAGCGTGCCGCCGGTGCCATCGCCGGCGAGCGCGAGCTGGTCTCGGAGCTGTTCGCCGCTCGTCGGCACCTCGGCCACGTCGGCAACAACCTCAACCAGCTGGCACGGGCGATCAACTCCGGAGCCCAGCCCGCCGACGCCCAGCTCGACGCCGTGCTCGCCGCGGTCCGCCGTGCCACCATCCGCGTCCAGGCCGCGACCGACCAGCTCCTCGAACACCGCTAG
- a CDS encoding mobilization protein, producing MVPKIHKRGKRTIGLLYYLYGPGKAEEHIDPHLVASWDHAAPDPGRDAEVTFKQLQQLLDQPLVNLDEGERPGKHVWHLSVRNGPTDRILSDDEWGDVARRMVAAAGIDDPDQGAGCRWVAVRHADDHIHILATLVREDGYRPDLDFDAVRVQAEARLLEQELGLRRLNPGDCTAAKRPTSAERHKATRMGRERTVREELRETVRRAVAGAETQEEFFQRLRAAGVLVRTRVAPSGDLLGYKVALPGDVNADGEPVFYPGAKLGADLSLPRIRERWSGRRAGEPDKPVVPSGPAQARRRASAALWEAVLVMDRVDDTVTAAYIAAAGEVLDALAQTSAVHTRRELREAASAFERASRSHVRAARGHDRALRQAARDLVYSGPALGRGEDGATTAMVIDMAFFLVTVAAHWHARKEHAQQAAAARLAADHLRAAYQAAAAHPIGVLTVRGRSLALPVVRRQAARLRQALPELAEQVLAEPGWAALAATLADTEAAGHDPTALLAEVAAHRELASAESVSDVLVWRLRRTADLPADAQALPLPDGPSVQSPAGRKTGGTTARSHRHRGR from the coding sequence ATGGTCCCCAAGATCCACAAGCGTGGAAAGCGCACCATCGGCCTGCTGTACTACCTGTACGGGCCCGGCAAGGCCGAGGAGCACATCGACCCGCACCTGGTGGCGTCCTGGGACCATGCCGCCCCTGACCCCGGCCGCGACGCTGAGGTCACGTTCAAGCAGCTGCAGCAGCTCCTGGACCAGCCGCTGGTCAACCTCGACGAGGGCGAGCGGCCCGGGAAGCACGTGTGGCACCTGTCCGTGCGCAACGGGCCCACCGACCGGATCCTGTCCGACGACGAATGGGGCGATGTCGCCCGCCGTATGGTCGCTGCCGCCGGCATCGACGACCCCGACCAGGGTGCCGGGTGCCGCTGGGTCGCCGTTCGGCACGCCGACGACCACATCCACATCCTGGCCACCCTCGTCCGGGAGGACGGTTACCGGCCGGACCTCGACTTCGACGCCGTACGTGTCCAGGCCGAAGCCCGGCTTCTGGAGCAGGAGCTGGGCCTGCGCCGCCTCAACCCCGGTGACTGCACCGCCGCCAAACGGCCCACCAGCGCCGAACGGCACAAGGCCACGCGCATGGGACGCGAGCGCACCGTGCGGGAAGAACTGCGCGAGACCGTCCGCCGAGCCGTGGCCGGCGCCGAGACACAGGAGGAGTTCTTCCAGCGACTGCGCGCCGCCGGCGTGCTGGTGCGTACGCGCGTCGCTCCGTCCGGGGACCTGCTGGGGTACAAGGTCGCGCTGCCCGGCGACGTCAACGCCGATGGTGAACCGGTCTTCTACCCGGGGGCGAAACTCGGGGCGGACCTGTCCCTGCCCAGGATCCGGGAGCGCTGGTCCGGCCGCCGGGCCGGTGAACCTGACAAGCCGGTGGTGCCGTCGGGCCCAGCCCAGGCGCGGCGCCGGGCGAGCGCGGCGCTGTGGGAGGCGGTGCTGGTCATGGACAGGGTGGACGACACGGTGACGGCGGCCTACATCGCGGCGGCGGGAGAGGTCCTGGACGCGCTCGCGCAGACCTCCGCCGTCCACACCCGCCGCGAACTACGGGAAGCGGCCTCCGCGTTCGAGCGGGCCTCCCGGTCGCACGTGCGGGCCGCACGCGGGCATGACCGGGCGCTGCGGCAGGCCGCCCGCGACCTCGTCTACAGCGGCCCCGCACTCGGCCGCGGGGAAGACGGAGCGACCACCGCCATGGTGATCGACATGGCGTTCTTCCTGGTCACCGTTGCCGCTCACTGGCATGCCAGGAAGGAGCACGCCCAGCAGGCCGCCGCCGCCCGCCTGGCAGCCGACCATCTGCGTGCCGCCTACCAGGCCGCTGCCGCGCACCCGATCGGAGTACTGACCGTACGGGGCCGCTCGCTCGCGCTGCCGGTGGTGCGCCGCCAGGCGGCCCGGCTGCGCCAGGCGCTGCCGGAGCTGGCCGAGCAGGTCCTGGCCGAGCCCGGCTGGGCGGCACTGGCGGCGACCCTGGCCGACACCGAGGCCGCCGGACACGATCCCACCGCGCTGCTCGCCGAGGTCGCCGCCCACCGGGAGCTGGCGAGCGCCGAGTCGGTCAGCGACGTGCTGGTGTGGCGGCTGCGGCGGACCGCCGACCTTCCCGCCGACGCCCAGGCCCTACCGCTGCCCGACGGGCCGTCCGTACAGAGTCCTGCCGGGCGGAAGACCGGCGGGACCACGGCGAGGAGCCACCGGCACCGCGGCCGGTGA
- a CDS encoding DUF1737 domain-containing protein — protein MSTPPDGLPVYRVLTGPDDATFCHRVSEALDLGYKLHEGPAVTFNGENVIVAQALVWPTRS, from the coding sequence ATGAGCACACCGCCTGATGGATTGCCTGTCTACCGAGTCTTGACCGGGCCGGACGATGCCACGTTCTGCCACCGTGTCAGCGAGGCGCTGGACCTCGGCTACAAGCTGCACGAAGGACCCGCCGTCACGTTCAACGGCGAGAACGTCATCGTCGCTCAGGCGCTGGTCTGGCCGACGCGGTCGTAG
- a CDS encoding DUF317 domain-containing protein has product MHPGFPLDSFPPAGAQPAYWVGPRHLAGDDGRLYDVVADALSGLGWTSLTIVRGRQEPDEKPEDRQVLRSTVLHISPDSLRWAQWVLPDEPFYLGDLPIAWQTSARADTSSLLAQWSAYFTPGVPGEAVADFLVALDARDQPAVPLADPELILGAVTGHGWLRDIDQPQAAATDPTFTSHVSMGEVPPLIQDADLRALTTGADEAGPSGWQAWAEPALGAPCLWAASFSSSVPHDLVAAFAASISSTAPVLRRVLPESTQDRLLRAPAG; this is encoded by the coding sequence CTGCACCCCGGCTTCCCGCTCGACTCGTTCCCTCCGGCCGGAGCCCAGCCCGCGTACTGGGTCGGCCCCCGCCACCTGGCCGGTGACGACGGACGCCTCTACGACGTCGTCGCGGACGCGCTCTCCGGCCTGGGCTGGACAAGCCTGACGATCGTCCGAGGCCGACAGGAGCCGGACGAGAAACCGGAGGACCGCCAGGTCCTGCGCAGCACCGTCCTGCACATCAGCCCTGACTCCCTCCGGTGGGCCCAGTGGGTCCTGCCGGACGAGCCGTTCTACCTGGGGGACCTGCCGATCGCCTGGCAGACCTCCGCCCGCGCCGACACGAGCAGCCTTCTCGCCCAGTGGTCGGCCTACTTCACTCCCGGCGTCCCCGGCGAGGCCGTGGCCGACTTCCTCGTCGCACTCGACGCCCGCGACCAGCCCGCCGTGCCGCTCGCCGACCCGGAACTGATCCTCGGTGCCGTCACCGGGCACGGATGGCTCCGCGACATCGACCAGCCCCAGGCGGCGGCGACGGACCCGACGTTCACCTCGCACGTCAGCATGGGGGAGGTGCCGCCTCTCATCCAGGACGCCGACCTACGAGCCTTGACCACCGGGGCCGATGAGGCGGGACCGTCAGGGTGGCAGGCGTGGGCCGAGCCCGCGCTCGGCGCACCGTGCCTGTGGGCCGCTTCCTTCAGCTCTAGCGTGCCCCACGATCTCGTCGCCGCGTTTGCCGCCTCCATCAGCTCAACCGCACCGGTCCTTCGGCGGGTGCTACCGGAGAGCACGCAGGACCGGCTCCTGCGCGCTCCGGCCGGCTGA
- a CDS encoding DUF317 domain-containing protein: MSEAPVSPGFSVTTEALRLREWQLGPGQPTVVMDQFSADDFTVIVDDRADVHVGSKDGRFYLGWFPLGRPGTNGEGWKIAVTGTAKAPGYQMSFGTETPAGIVAAAVAGVLRTSRRV; the protein is encoded by the coding sequence GTGTCCGAGGCTCCTGTGAGCCCTGGATTCTCCGTCACCACCGAGGCCCTGCGGCTGCGTGAGTGGCAGCTCGGCCCTGGCCAGCCCACGGTCGTCATGGATCAATTTTCCGCCGACGACTTCACCGTCATCGTGGACGACCGCGCGGATGTGCACGTCGGCTCCAAGGACGGCCGGTTCTATCTCGGCTGGTTCCCGCTCGGCCGCCCCGGCACCAACGGTGAGGGATGGAAGATCGCCGTCACCGGCACCGCCAAGGCGCCCGGCTATCAAATGTCTTTCGGCACCGAGACGCCGGCCGGGATCGTGGCCGCCGCCGTGGCCGGCGTACTGCGGACCTCGCGTCGTGTGTGA